The genomic stretch TGTTTGGTGACGTCGGCGATTTCGGGTTCAATGTGGAAGATTTTGAGCTGACCCACGACGCCGTGCGCGAGGTGGGTTACCTATCCATCTCCGTGGAACGCCCCCAGGCCGAACGGTTCCGGGAAGACCTGGAATCGCGCGGCTGGCGGGCCTGGCTGGACCGGGAGGGAAGCTGATGGATGATCTGGTGATCGCAATGGACGGGCCGAGCGGGGTCGGGAAATCCTCGACAGCGAAACGGGTGGCGCGAAAGCTCCGGCTCGCCTACCTTGACACGGGTGCCATGTACCGGGCTGTGGCCTGTGAGTTTGTTCGGCAGGGGCTGGATCGCACCGATGAAACCGGGATCGGGGACCTGGCGAGAACGGCTGACCTACGGATCAGCACAAATCCGGATGCGCCTCGCGTGTACATCAATGGTCGAGATGTCACCGAGGAGATCAGGAAACCGGAGATCTCCGCGATTGTCTCGGCGGTGGCCGTTGTCCCGGAGGTGCGTCGCGTACTGATCGAGCGCATGCGCCGGATTATCACGGAGCACGATCGTCGCATCGTCGTGGAGGGACGCGACATCACCACGGTGGTGGCTCCTGACGCCGAGGTGCGTGTGCTGCTCACCGCTGACGCGCAGGCACGCATTGGGAGGCGGGCCGCAGAGCTGGGGGAACGGGCCGATCAGGTTACGGTGACGGACTCGATCCTCAGGCGGGACCGCGACGACTCCACGGTCTCCAACTTTACCGAAGCCGCCTGCGGGGTGAACGTCATCGATTCCACGCACTTGGACCTCGACGAGGTCGTTGCGGAGATCCTGAAGTTGGTGCCCGATGCGTGATCCCCTTGATGTTCTCGTGTTCTACGTGCCCATCCCGGACACCGACCACGTGTTGGAGGAACTCTTCAGGGTCGGGGCTGGACACATCGGAAACTACGACTCTTGCGCCTTCGTGGCCTCGGGGATGGGTCGGTTCCGGCCTCTGGAGGGAGCAGATCCCACCATCGGCAAGGTCGGTGACCTGGAAATGGTGACGGAGAACCGAGTGGAGGTCACCTTCCCAAGAAGCCTGCGCGCCGCCGTTGTCGCTGCCCTTCGGCGGGCACATCCCTACGAGGAACCTGCGTTTCACGTGGTGGAGAACGCGGCTCAGGACTGTTGAATCCGGGCCAGTACCAATTCCGCCACGTACAGCAGCTCGTTCTCGGACAGGTATCCGATGGCGCTCTCGTCGAACAGCCGGTCGTGAATCGCGGCGGCCTGCTCCGGGGACGCTGGTGAGCGGGATTCGTCGGCTTCTTCCGGGATGCGGTTGACGCCGTCGATGAGCAATCGCAGGGCCATGTCGGTGTCGCCATGTCCCGCGCACTCAACGACGTCATCGCAGATCAATCGCGCACTGACCCACCACGGTGTGAACTTGAGTGCGATCATGGTCATGGCGCCACATCACTCCGGTCGTGCAGTTCACCATCCCGAGACAACTCCACCACCCGGTCCAGGTGGAGACGCTCCAGCAGATCGGCGTCATGACTCACAACCACCAGCGCTCCTGTATAAGTGGTGAGGCCATCCACCAGGGCATCGACGCTCTCGAGGTCCAGATTGTTGGTGGGTTCGTCCAGCACCAGCAACTCCACCGGAGGATCGGCGAGCAGTACCCGAGCCAGTGCCACCCGGAACCGTTCGCCCCCGGACAGGGCGCCGACGAGACGTTCCGTCACATCTCCGCGCAGCAGGAACCGGGCCAACCGGGCGCGGATCTCGTGGGGTGGGGCCGACGGGCAGCCCCGTGTGATGCATTCGAGTACCGGGAGGTCATCGTCTAGTTCAAGGCGTTGGTCCAGGAAACCAATCCGGCCAGAGACCGCTTCC from Arachnia propionica encodes the following:
- the cmk gene encoding (d)CMP kinase, whose amino-acid sequence is MDDLVIAMDGPSGVGKSSTAKRVARKLRLAYLDTGAMYRAVACEFVRQGLDRTDETGIGDLARTADLRISTNPDAPRVYINGRDVTEEIRKPEISAIVSAVAVVPEVRRVLIERMRRIITEHDRRIVVEGRDITTVVAPDAEVRVLLTADAQARIGRRAAELGERADQVTVTDSILRRDRDDSTVSNFTEAACGVNVIDSTHLDLDEVVAEILKLVPDA